One genomic window of Quercus lobata isolate SW786 chromosome 9, ValleyOak3.0 Primary Assembly, whole genome shotgun sequence includes the following:
- the LOC115960430 gene encoding trihelix transcription factor ASIL1, with the protein MGSPSPSPSTTSKPLPWTHEETVHLIQAYQEKWYSLKRGQLKASNWEEVAVTVSARCGYDHSEPSSKSALQCRHKIEKLRQRYRSESQQRRHSSWPYFPLMDSLHRGPLPISARPPDNNNNNSNSNNIINDEDEDEDDNDNESDEENIYSIRSRSINYLLRKPTVVNRFAGIADAGKPIRKRHRDFADEVVVEEENGDDEDEEEEKGRDAVVSELAAEIRKFAERFIGMENMKMEMMKDTERFRMEMENKRMELILDSQKRILDSIHRTFASP; encoded by the coding sequence ATGGGCAGTCCGAGTCCGAGTCCCAGCACCACATCAAAACCACTCCCTTGGACTCACGAAGAAACCGTCCATCTGATCCAAGCTTACCAAGAAAAATGGTACTCTCTCAAACGCGGCCAGCTCAAAGCTTCCAATTGGGAAGAAGTCGCCGTCACTGTCTCCGCCCGTTGCGGTTACGACCACTCCGAACCCTCCTCCAAGTCCGCCCTTCAGTGCCGCCACAAAATCGAGAAGCTCCGCCAGCGCTACCGCTCCGAATCGCAACAGCGCCGCCACTCCTCTTGGCCTTACTTCCCTCTCATGGACTCTCTCCACCGCGGCCCTCTCCCTATTTCCGCTCGCCCTCCcgataacaacaacaacaacagcaacagcaacaacatTATTAACGAtgaggatgaagatgaagacGATAATGATAATGAGAGCGATGAGGAAAACATTTACAGCATTAGGTCGCGGAGTATCAATTATTTGCTCCGCAAACCTACTGTTGTGAATAGGTTTGCCGGCATCGCGGACGCCGGCAAACCTATTCGAAAAAGGCACAGGGATTTTGCCGATGAAGTCGTCGTTGAGGAGGAGAATGGTGATGATGAGGacgaggaggaggagaaggggAGAGACGCAGTGGTGTCGGAATTGGCGGCGGAGATAAGGAAGTTTGCGGAGAGGTTTATTGGGATGGAGAATATGAAGATGGAGATGATGAAGGATACGGAGAGGTTTAGGATGGAGATGGAGAATAAGCGTATGGAGTTGATTCTTGATTCCCAGAAGAGGATTCTTGATTCCATACACAGGACTTTCGCTTCGCCTTAG